ACCCGGCCGTCCTCGGCCTTGGCCTTGGCGACCTTGATGAACTCCTTGCGGCGCTCCTCGGTCAGCTCGGGGAAGACGCAGCGGATGACCTTGCCGTCGTCGGCGGGGTTGACCCCCAGGTCGGAGTCGCGGATCGCGCGCTCGATGTTCTTCATCGCGCCCTGGTCGTAGGGGCTGATCAGGATGATCCGCGCCTCGGGGGCGGTGAAGGACGCCAGCTGCTGCAGCGGCGTGGGGGTGCCGTAGTAGTCCACGACGATCTTGTTGAACATCGAGGGGTTGGCGCGGCCGGCCCGGATCGCGACGAAGTCCTCGCGGGTCGACTCGACCGACTTGTCCATCTTGCTGTCAGCCTCGTTGAGGATGTCGTTGATCACTGTTGCTCCTGGTCTCGGCGTCTCGTGCGGCGTACGTGCTGCTGGTCTGCGGGGGTCTGTCCGGTCCGTGCTGCTGCTGGCGAGGTGGCGAGCGGGGCTCAGCCGGCGTCGACCAGCGTCCCGATCCTCTCACCCTTGAGCACGCGCGGGATGTTGCCCTCGGGCTCCATCCCGAAGACCACCATGGGCAGCTTGTTCTCCGCGCACAGGGTGAAGGCGGTCTGGTCGACGACGGCCAGGCCCTGGGAGATGGCCTCGTCGAAGGTGATGTGGTCGTACTTGGTGGCCTCGGGGTCCTTGCGCGGGTCGGCGCTGTAGACGCCGTCGACACCGCTCTTGGCGAAGAACACCGCGTCGCAGCGGCTCTCCAGGGCCCGCTGGACCGCCACGGTGTCGGTGGAGAAGAACGGCATGCCCATCCCGGCACCGAAGATGACCACGCGGCCCTTCTCCATGTGCCGGATGGCGCGCCGCGGGACGTAGGGCTCAGCGACCTGGCCCATGGTGATCGCGGTCTGCACCCGCGTCTCGATGCCGAGCTTCTCGAGGAAGTCCTGCAGGGCCAGGCAGTTCATGACGATGCCGAGCATGCCCATGTAGTCGGCACGGACGCGGTCCATGCCGCGCTGCTGGAGCTCGGCGCCGCGGAAGAAGTTGCCGCCGCCGGTCACGACCGCGACCTGGACCCCGCTGCGGACCACCTCGGCCACGTCGTGGGCGATGGTCGAGACGACGTCGGGGTCGACGCCGACCTGGCCGCCGCCGAACACCTCGCCCGAGAGCTTGAGCAGCACGCGCTGGTACTGGGTCATCCTGCGTCCTTCCGAGAGGTCTGGGGAGTGGGGCGGGTCCGGACGTGCGAGAAGGCCGGTCCGCTCGACCTGTGGTTGAGGTTCAAGCGGACCGGCCTCCTTCGACGTCCAGGAGAACCTAGCGGATCCCCTGGGTGCTGGGCAGCCCCGGGTGGCGGGAGCCGGACGCGGTGGGCGTCAGGCGCCGACCTCGAAGCGGGCGAAGCGGGTGACCGTGGTGCCGGCGGCGTCGAGGACCTGCTTGACCGACTTCTTCGACTCGAAGACCGACTCCTGGTCGAGCAGGACGATCTCCTTGAAGAAGGCGTTGATGCGACCCTCGACGATCTTGGTGACGGCAGCCTCGGGCTTGCCCTCCTCCAGCGTCTTCTTGGTCAGCACCTGCTTCTCGGCCTCGACGACGTCCGCGGGGACCTGGTCGCTGGTGAGGTACTGCGCCTTGAGGGCGGCAGCCTGCTGGGCGGCCTGGCGGGCGGCGGTCTCGTCACCCTCGAACTCGACGAGCACGCCGAGGGTCGGGGGCAGGTCCGAGGCCTTCTTGTGCAGGTAGACCGTGGTGGAGCCGTCGAAGTAGGCGACCTCACCGAGCTCGATCTTCTCGCCGATGGTGCGCGCGAGCTCCTCGACGGTCTCGCCCACG
This genomic window from Nocardioides marinus contains:
- the pyrH gene encoding UMP kinase, yielding MTQYQRVLLKLSGEVFGGGQVGVDPDVVSTIAHDVAEVVRSGVQVAVVTGGGNFFRGAELQQRGMDRVRADYMGMLGIVMNCLALQDFLEKLGIETRVQTAITMGQVAEPYVPRRAIRHMEKGRVVIFGAGMGMPFFSTDTVAVQRALESRCDAVFFAKSGVDGVYSADPRKDPEATKYDHITFDEAISQGLAVVDQTAFTLCAENKLPMVVFGMEPEGNIPRVLKGERIGTLVDAG
- the frr gene encoding ribosome recycling factor, whose protein sequence is MNDILNEADSKMDKSVESTREDFVAIRAGRANPSMFNKIVVDYYGTPTPLQQLASFTAPEARIILISPYDQGAMKNIERAIRDSDLGVNPADDGKVIRCVFPELTEERRKEFIKVAKAKAEDGRVAVRNLRRTAKQALEKLEKDGEVGKDDVTGAEKKLDSITKKHTDAIDEMLKNKEAELLEV
- the tsf gene encoding translation elongation factor Ts; the encoded protein is MAYTAADVKKLRELTQAGMMDCKKALDETDGDFGKAVELLRVKGAAKAAARAAEREASAGLVAASGNALISLKAETDFVAKNEAFINAAQQIADAADAHKVGDAEALKAVSLGESTVGETVEELARTIGEKIELGEVAYFDGSTTVYLHKKASDLPPTLGVLVEFEGDETAARQAAQQAAALKAQYLTSDQVPADVVEAEKQVLTKKTLEEGKPEAAVTKIVEGRINAFFKEIVLLDQESVFESKKSVKQVLDAAGTTVTRFARFEVGA